One stretch of Paenibacillus sp. AN1007 DNA includes these proteins:
- the amaP gene encoding alkaline shock response membrane anchor protein AmaP has protein sequence MAKILDRLLLFIYSISVGAISAAVILLISGVLPYELNYQQEQNVIVASIVAAAVLFVLSLRFFYISIRRERGSLPSVDQRTEFGDVQISMETIENLCMKATSRFRGVRDVKARIRVVESGLEIKIRAVVDGETPIPALTTDLQKAIHDHVQEITGIPVSFVTVYIANVTQAPNYKSRVE, from the coding sequence GTGGCTAAAATACTGGATCGGCTTCTGTTGTTTATATACAGCATAAGCGTAGGCGCAATATCGGCAGCGGTTATCTTACTGATTAGCGGCGTGCTGCCATACGAATTGAATTACCAGCAGGAACAAAACGTTATTGTGGCTTCCATTGTCGCAGCAGCGGTTTTGTTTGTCCTGAGTTTACGTTTTTTCTACATCTCGATTCGGCGTGAGCGCGGTTCGCTGCCGTCTGTGGATCAGCGTACCGAGTTTGGAGATGTACAGATATCAATGGAGACGATTGAAAATCTCTGTATGAAAGCCACTTCCCGCTTTCGCGGAGTACGTGATGTCAAAGCACGCATTCGCGTGGTTGAGTCAGGACTGGAGATCAAGATTCGTGCTGTTGTGGATGGGGAGACTCCTATTCCGGCGCTGACGACGGATCTTCAGAAGGCGATACATGATCATGTGCAGGAGATTACGGGAATTCCGGTTTCTTTTGTAACTGTGTATATCGCTAATGTGACCCAGGCGCCTAACTACAAGAGCCGCGTGGAATGA
- a CDS encoding DUF2273 domain-containing protein, with translation MLWKEIWDNYKGRILGIAFGILLGFLYVWIGFWDMLFFALLVFIGYTFGRRSDAKLGSFIPWGELRQWLGDRWRPFK, from the coding sequence ATGTTGTGGAAAGAGATTTGGGATAACTATAAGGGACGGATTCTCGGCATTGCCTTTGGTATCCTATTAGGGTTTCTTTATGTATGGATCGGTTTTTGGGATATGTTGTTCTTTGCACTCTTGGTGTTCATCGGTTATACGTTTGGCAGACGAAGCGATGCGAAGCTGGGCTCGTTTATTCCCTGGGGGGAGTTGCGGCAGTGGCTTGGGGATCGCTGGCGTCCGTTCAAATAA
- the nusB gene encoding transcription antitermination factor NusB yields the protein MKRRLAREIAVQSLYQMEMNEVGAAEAVNMLINEAAEENETDVVIRDADVMRSYVTELVHGAWSHKEAIDGLLVDYLKGWQLSRLSRVDRQILRLSTYEMVFRDDVPAKVSVNEAIELSKYFGTDESGKFVNGVLGRMIQEVDSIKQKLS from the coding sequence ATGAAAAGACGTTTGGCAAGGGAAATTGCAGTACAAAGTCTGTATCAGATGGAAATGAACGAAGTAGGTGCAGCTGAAGCGGTTAATATGCTGATCAATGAAGCGGCTGAGGAAAATGAGACCGATGTGGTTATCCGCGACGCCGATGTGATGCGCAGCTACGTTACCGAATTGGTGCATGGAGCATGGAGCCACAAAGAAGCGATTGACGGATTGCTTGTAGATTATTTAAAAGGCTGGCAGCTGAGTCGTTTATCACGTGTAGATCGTCAAATTTTACGTTTGTCTACGTATGAAATGGTATTCCGTGATGACGTTCCGGCTAAAGTTTCTGTCAATGAAGCGATTGAACTGTCGAAGTATTTCGGTACAGATGAATCAGGCAAGTTCGTCAACGGTGTTCTTGGCCGCATGATTCAGGAAGTAGACAGCATCAAGCAAAAATTGTCCTAA
- the folD gene encoding bifunctional methylenetetrahydrofolate dehydrogenase/methenyltetrahydrofolate cyclohydrolase FolD: MTASIINGKEVSQELRASMTAEVKQLGEQGVTPGLAVVLVGEDPASQVYVRNKEKACHDLGFYSEVHRLDADTSQADLLTLVDKLNNQKSIHGILVQLPLPSHIEEKAVIDAIAVEKDVDGFHPVNVGNLVIGDDSLLPCTPAGVIELIKRTGLEMSGKHAVVIGRSNIVGKPVSLLLQRENATVTMCHSRTANMKEITRQADILVVAIGRANFVDASYVKPGAVVIDVGMNRLDNGKLAGDVDFESVKEVSGPITPVPGGVGPMTITMLMQNTLIAAKRAHGLA, from the coding sequence ATGACAGCATCTATTATTAACGGTAAAGAAGTATCCCAAGAGCTCCGCGCAAGCATGACCGCAGAAGTAAAACAGCTTGGCGAACAGGGCGTAACACCTGGTCTGGCTGTTGTGCTCGTCGGCGAGGACCCGGCTTCTCAAGTTTATGTGCGTAATAAGGAAAAAGCATGTCATGACCTCGGTTTCTATTCCGAAGTGCATCGTTTGGATGCGGATACGTCTCAGGCTGATCTGCTTACTTTGGTGGACAAGCTGAACAATCAAAAATCCATTCATGGTATTCTGGTGCAGCTTCCGCTCCCAAGTCACATTGAAGAGAAAGCGGTCATTGATGCGATTGCTGTTGAGAAAGATGTGGATGGATTTCATCCTGTTAATGTAGGAAACCTTGTAATTGGAGATGACAGCCTGCTGCCTTGTACTCCTGCGGGTGTCATTGAATTGATCAAACGCACGGGGCTGGAGATGTCCGGTAAACATGCGGTAGTTATCGGTCGCAGTAACATTGTGGGCAAACCGGTATCCCTGCTGCTTCAGCGTGAAAATGCAACGGTGACCATGTGCCATTCTCGTACAGCTAATATGAAAGAAATTACGCGTCAGGCAGATATTCTAGTTGTGGCAATCGGGCGTGCCAACTTTGTGGATGCTTCATACGTAAAACCGGGTGCGGTTGTCATTGATGTCGGGATGAATCGTCTGGATAACGGTAAACTCGCAGGTGATGTGGATTTTGAAAGTGTAAAAGAGGTCTCCGGACCAATTACACCTGTTCCCGGCGGCGTAGGCCCGATGACGATTACCATGCTGATGCAGAACACTCTGATCGCGGCTAAGCGCGCTCACGGATTGGCCTAG